A stretch of DNA from Bacteroidales bacterium:
ACTTTTCTCATGACCAACGGGAATAAAAGTTGCTTCACTTCGTTCAAAATGACAATATAGGAGTTTTTTTACGGACACTAATTAAATATAGAGCACTTGAATAGTTATAAAATAATAATATGCAGAAAATTAAAAAGAAACTCACATCAGAACAAGCATTAAAAAGATTACAAAATATTTGCAGCAAACAGGAAAAATGCATCTTTGATATTAAAAACAAACTATTTGAATGGCAAATAGATTCCTGCCAAACAGAAAAAATAATTTCAACTCTGATTGAACAAAATTTTGTAAATGAAGAACGATATACAGAATTTTTTGTAAAAGATAAACTAAATATTAACAAATGGGGAAAAAGAAAAATCGAATATATCCTTAAACACAAACAAATTCATGAAAGACATATAAAAAAGGCTTTTCAAAATATAGAGCATAATGATTATAAAAAAATAATTGAAAAAGAAATAACAAAAAAACATACCAGTCTTGCCCTTAATCAGAAAAACACATCTGTTAGAAACAAATTTATATTAAAAAATAAAATATTACGTTTTGCCGAAAGTAGAGGATATGAAATGGAAATTACATTAGAGATATTGAATAAAATTGTTAAATAATAAGCATTTATTTATAGCATAGATTAATATATTATTCATAATTTTGAGAAAAA
This window harbors:
- a CDS encoding RecX family transcriptional regulator, giving the protein MQKIKKKLTSEQALKRLQNICSKQEKCIFDIKNKLFEWQIDSCQTEKIISTLIEQNFVNEERYTEFFVKDKLNINKWGKRKIEYILKHKQIHERHIKKAFQNIEHNDYKKIIEKEITKKHTSLALNQKNTSVRNKFILKNKILRFAESRGYEMEITLEILNKIVK